The proteins below come from a single Salinilacihabitans rarus genomic window:
- a CDS encoding spermidine synthase produces MDAARSTYRPTKPELAVFVSGVASMGLEILAGRIVAPQFGSSIYTWGSIITVFLAALSLGYWQGGKRASRATVRRLTWLLLATAAYVAVVVYAGDLLVRVSATLPLPPRYASLPAVIALFGPPTYLLGFISPYAAELSTKEGIGEASGHVYALGTIGSIVGAGATTYFLIPALDIDGIGLLFGLLLVGTAVATALPSPDREPAVASVLVALLLVGAVFGGSVGFDPRGDVVYQTQTPYQELEVIDDGDVRTLYLDGSRHSATDLDDPDRHVFAYTRYFHLAMLMHENPEEVDRVLFIGGGGYTGPQDFERRYDVTVDVVEIDPEVTETAETYFGLDRADDDLRVHTADGRRFLAESDETYDVIVLDAYKQDQVPFHLTTAEFMELTESRLSEDGVLLANVISAPSGPASEFYRAQYATAAAAYPQVYAFRTSESSSIQNVELVATKDETRLSETDLAERNANGHLPTDIDLADEVDGYLAEPETDDVPVLRDDRAPVDSLLDPMMGQRYVIEETHDGGDASDSDPEPDPAIAPPAPLAVDAAPARTAAAGAVAP; encoded by the coding sequence ATGGACGCGGCCCGCTCGACGTACCGACCGACGAAACCCGAACTCGCGGTGTTCGTCTCGGGCGTCGCCAGCATGGGACTCGAGATTCTCGCCGGCCGGATCGTCGCGCCGCAGTTCGGCAGCAGCATCTACACGTGGGGCAGCATCATCACGGTCTTCCTCGCCGCCTTGAGCCTCGGCTACTGGCAGGGCGGCAAGCGGGCGTCGAGGGCGACGGTCCGTCGGCTGACGTGGCTCCTGCTCGCGACGGCCGCCTACGTCGCCGTCGTCGTCTACGCCGGCGACCTCCTCGTCCGCGTCTCGGCGACGCTGCCGCTGCCGCCGCGGTACGCCTCGCTGCCGGCCGTGATCGCGCTGTTCGGCCCGCCGACGTACCTGCTGGGCTTTATCAGCCCGTACGCGGCCGAACTCTCGACGAAGGAGGGGATCGGCGAGGCCTCCGGCCACGTCTACGCCCTCGGGACGATCGGCAGCATCGTCGGCGCGGGCGCCACGACCTACTTCCTGATCCCCGCGCTCGACATCGACGGCATCGGCCTGCTGTTCGGCCTCCTGCTCGTCGGGACGGCCGTCGCGACGGCGCTCCCCTCGCCGGACCGCGAACCGGCGGTCGCGAGCGTCCTCGTCGCGCTGTTGCTCGTCGGCGCCGTCTTCGGCGGGTCGGTCGGCTTCGACCCCCGCGGCGACGTCGTCTACCAGACCCAGACGCCCTACCAGGAACTCGAGGTGATCGACGACGGCGACGTCCGCACGCTGTACCTCGACGGCTCGCGCCACAGCGCCACGGACCTCGACGACCCCGACCGGCACGTCTTCGCGTACACCCGCTACTTCCACCTCGCGATGCTGATGCACGAGAACCCCGAGGAGGTCGACCGGGTCCTCTTTATCGGCGGCGGGGGCTACACCGGCCCGCAGGACTTCGAGCGGCGCTACGACGTGACCGTCGACGTCGTCGAGATCGACCCCGAGGTGACCGAGACGGCGGAGACGTACTTCGGCCTCGACCGCGCGGACGACGACCTGCGGGTCCACACCGCCGACGGCCGGCGGTTCCTCGCGGAGAGCGACGAGACCTACGACGTCATCGTCCTCGACGCCTACAAGCAGGATCAGGTGCCGTTTCACCTGACGACCGCGGAGTTCATGGAACTCACCGAGAGCCGCCTGAGCGAGGACGGCGTGTTGCTGGCGAACGTCATCTCCGCGCCCAGCGGCCCCGCCTCGGAGTTCTACCGCGCCCAGTACGCCACCGCGGCGGCGGCGTACCCGCAGGTGTACGCCTTCCGGACCTCGGAGTCGAGTTCGATCCAGAACGTCGAACTCGTCGCGACGAAAGACGAGACGCGCCTCTCAGAGACCGACCTCGCCGAGCGGAACGCGAACGGCCACCTCCCGACCGACATCGACCTCGCCGACGAGGTCGACGGCTACCTCGCCGAACCGGAGACCGACGACGTCCCCGTCCTCCGGGACGACAGGGCGCCCGTCGACAGCCTCCTCGACCCGATGATGGGCCAGCGGTACGTCATCGAGGAGACCCACGACGGGGGCGACGCGTCCGATTCCGATCCAGAACCGGACCCGGCGATCGCACCCCCGGCGCCGCTCGCCGTCGACGCCGCGCCCGCGAGGACGGCGGCCGCCGGGGCCGTCGCCCCCTGA
- a CDS encoding DUF2391 domain-containing protein has translation MKFRRNRRFRPADSAQQLVGGFLLAGPFVVTEEVWQLADNMNVLQALLTVVVVFAIGYAALYKADTGRDPDDEREVVGVPIRFLSLMGAAFGSVTLLALLFGAPDTFLDATITESALTTFKAVSVGSIFSVVGAATADSVF, from the coding sequence ATGAAATTCCGACGGAACCGACGGTTCCGGCCCGCCGATTCGGCCCAGCAACTCGTCGGCGGCTTCCTGCTGGCCGGCCCGTTCGTCGTCACCGAGGAGGTCTGGCAGCTCGCGGACAACATGAACGTCCTGCAGGCCCTGCTCACGGTCGTCGTCGTCTTCGCGATCGGCTACGCGGCGCTGTACAAGGCCGATACGGGCCGCGACCCGGACGACGAACGGGAGGTCGTCGGCGTCCCGATCCGGTTCCTCTCGCTGATGGGCGCCGCCTTCGGCTCGGTCACCCTGCTCGCGCTGCTGTTCGGCGCCCCCGACACGTTCCTCGACGCGACGATCACCGAGTCGGCGCTGACCACGTTCAAGGCGGTCAGCGTCGGCTCGATCTTCAGCGTCGTCGGCGCGGCGACCGCGGACAGCGTCTTCTGA
- a CDS encoding VOC family protein, protein MTDAPEITAEPPESPIHLSGTDHVTLIGSNEADTIEFYRDLLGMPLVLRQPNLDDPTSTHLFFDTGDGRILTFFVRDRESDPAPLRHQVGSVHHLAFSVDPERFVEVREALEEAGIGYNEFDRGIFHSLYTRDHNGLTIELATDKFSVPDDRRGEVLATAQRLREADGADYATEDHLEAALEELGIETERHDLPDAPTGA, encoded by the coding sequence ATGACCGACGCGCCGGAGATCACCGCCGAACCGCCGGAGAGTCCGATCCACCTCTCGGGCACCGACCACGTCACCCTGATCGGGAGCAACGAGGCGGACACGATCGAGTTCTATCGGGACCTGCTCGGGATGCCCCTCGTGCTCCGCCAGCCGAACCTCGACGACCCGACCTCGACGCACCTCTTCTTCGACACCGGCGACGGCCGGATCCTCACGTTCTTCGTCCGCGACCGGGAGTCGGACCCCGCGCCGCTTCGCCACCAGGTCGGATCGGTCCACCACCTCGCGTTCAGCGTCGACCCCGAGCGGTTCGTCGAGGTCCGCGAGGCCCTCGAGGAGGCCGGGATCGGCTACAACGAGTTCGACCGCGGCATCTTCCACTCGCTGTACACCCGCGACCACAACGGCCTCACGATCGAACTCGCGACCGACAAGTTCTCCGTCCCCGACGACCGCCGCGGCGAGGTGCTCGCGACCGCCCAGCGCCTCCGCGAGGCGGACGGCGCCGACTACGCGACGGAGGACCACCTCGAAGCCGCCCTCGAGGAACTCGGGATCGAGACCGAGCGCCACGACCTGCCCGACGCGCCGACCGGCGCCTGA
- the arsN2 gene encoding arsenic resistance N-acetyltransferase ArsN2 — MTDATLTLRRADADLSYVESLLDANDLPSRDVRENPDCFYVASDGDDRVGVGGIERYGADGLLRSVVVERSARGNGFGTALCEALEAEARADGVERLYLLTTTAAGFFAARGYAEVERADAPPAIRRTTEFDELCPATAACMRKSL, encoded by the coding sequence GTGACCGACGCGACCCTGACCCTCCGGCGGGCCGACGCGGACCTCTCGTACGTCGAGAGCCTGCTGGACGCGAACGACCTGCCCTCGCGGGACGTACGGGAGAACCCCGACTGCTTCTACGTCGCGTCCGACGGCGACGACCGGGTCGGCGTCGGCGGGATCGAACGCTACGGCGCCGACGGCCTCCTCCGGTCGGTCGTCGTCGAGCGATCGGCGCGCGGGAACGGCTTCGGGACGGCGCTCTGCGAGGCGCTGGAGGCCGAGGCCCGCGCCGACGGCGTCGAGCGACTCTACCTGCTCACGACGACCGCGGCCGGGTTCTTCGCCGCCCGCGGCTACGCTGAGGTCGAGCGGGCCGACGCGCCGCCCGCGATTCGGCGGACGACCGAGTTCGACGAGTTGTGTCCCGCGACCGCCGCCTGCATGCGGAAGTCGCTGTGA